One genomic segment of Arthrobacter sp. JZ12 includes these proteins:
- a CDS encoding iron ABC transporter permease — translation MSEPAVLVDGGVPGQRRRLLTGTGRPLWSAAVLLAALFVVTPVVAVVIDGLGSLNAETLPRDLGSMVFSTLGLMAGVGAGTLLLGGGLAWLVTAYTFPLRNVLVWALVLPLAMPAYILGFVFLSTFDVGGPVQALVRSVFGSDAWLPEVRSLPGAILVLSLTLYPYVFLLARAALVEQSATTYDAARSLGAGRARTLWRVVAPLARPSLAAALALVMMETLTDFATVQYFNVQTVSVGVYLVWKGSFDFHAATQLSVLVLLFAVAVLAAERLFRGRSRFHQKTGRGEGLRVRPLRGWAGWTAAAAGVAVVSAGFLLPVGQLVLWATEEFLRGAGPMIDPRFVDYLANSIAIAALAAAVCCALALTIGHSLRLGGGRLLASAAQATTFGYAVPGAVIGIGVLIAFARLDELLEWAGVPGGTGLLVTGSVAGILCAYVVRFLAPAYQSVDASFAKISPALTSSALSLGASPHRLLARVHLPLARRGAAVAVLLVAIDAVKELPIVLLLRPFGFTTISVWVYELARENFWEKAALPALGIVAVAVIPVYFLFRRAAAPQHTTVVP, via the coding sequence GTGAGCGAACCGGCCGTCCTGGTAGATGGAGGAGTTCCAGGACAGCGCCGGCGCCTTCTGACCGGGACGGGCCGTCCGCTGTGGTCGGCAGCAGTGCTGCTCGCGGCGCTTTTCGTTGTCACCCCGGTTGTCGCCGTGGTCATCGACGGCCTGGGAAGCCTGAATGCGGAAACCCTCCCGCGCGATCTCGGTTCGATGGTCTTCTCGACCCTCGGGCTGATGGCAGGAGTCGGCGCAGGCACACTCCTGCTGGGAGGTGGTCTTGCCTGGCTGGTCACCGCCTACACCTTCCCGCTGCGGAACGTCCTGGTGTGGGCGCTGGTGCTGCCGCTGGCCATGCCCGCCTATATCCTCGGCTTCGTCTTCCTGTCCACCTTCGACGTCGGCGGTCCGGTCCAGGCACTCGTACGCAGCGTGTTCGGCTCCGACGCGTGGTTGCCTGAGGTGCGCTCGCTTCCGGGCGCCATCCTGGTGCTGTCGCTGACGCTGTACCCCTACGTCTTCCTCCTGGCGCGGGCGGCCCTCGTCGAGCAGAGCGCAACAACGTACGACGCCGCGCGCAGCCTCGGCGCCGGCCGTGCCCGGACACTGTGGCGCGTGGTGGCCCCGCTGGCCCGCCCTTCGCTGGCGGCAGCGCTTGCGCTGGTGATGATGGAGACGCTCACCGATTTCGCCACCGTCCAGTACTTCAACGTGCAGACCGTCTCCGTGGGCGTTTACCTCGTCTGGAAGGGAAGCTTCGACTTCCATGCCGCAACCCAGCTGTCCGTCCTCGTGCTGCTCTTCGCCGTCGCGGTTCTCGCCGCCGAACGGCTGTTCCGCGGTCGGTCGCGCTTCCACCAGAAGACCGGCCGGGGGGAAGGACTCCGGGTCCGTCCGCTCCGCGGTTGGGCCGGCTGGACGGCGGCAGCCGCGGGCGTGGCGGTGGTTAGCGCCGGTTTCCTGCTCCCGGTAGGGCAACTCGTCCTGTGGGCCACCGAGGAATTCCTTCGCGGGGCCGGACCGATGATCGATCCTCGATTCGTCGACTATCTCGCCAACAGCATCGCGATCGCGGCGCTGGCCGCGGCAGTCTGCTGCGCCCTCGCACTGACCATCGGCCACAGCCTGCGGCTTGGTGGCGGGCGGCTCCTGGCATCGGCAGCGCAGGCAACCACCTTTGGATACGCGGTTCCGGGCGCCGTCATCGGCATCGGGGTGCTGATTGCCTTCGCGCGCCTTGACGAACTGCTGGAGTGGGCCGGCGTTCCGGGCGGTACCGGCCTGCTGGTCACCGGATCGGTAGCGGGAATCCTGTGCGCCTACGTGGTGCGCTTCCTTGCTCCCGCGTATCAGTCGGTCGATGCGAGCTTCGCGAAAATCTCGCCCGCACTTACCTCGTCCGCGCTCAGCCTCGGTGCCTCGCCGCACCGGCTGCTGGCCCGGGTCCATTTGCCGCTCGCCCGCCGCGGCGCCGCAGTTGCGGTGCTCCTGGTGGCGATCGACGCTGTGAAGGAACTTCCCATCGTGCTGCTTCTGAGGCCGTTCGGCTTTACCACCATCTCGGTCTGGGTCTACGAGCTCGCCCGTGAAAACTTCTGGGAGAAGGCTGCCCTGCCGGCGCTCGGCATTGTTGCGGTCGCGGTTATCCCTGTCTACTTCCTGTTCCGCCGGGCGGCAGCCCCACAGCACACGACGGTAGTCCCATGA